A window from Engraulis encrasicolus isolate BLACKSEA-1 chromosome 11, IST_EnEncr_1.0, whole genome shotgun sequence encodes these proteins:
- the LOC134459088 gene encoding uncharacterized protein LOC134459088: MAFCPKTFNQSGSWIGAEPRTRSKRVFSHVNSAEEMGMASHWRPQSEHPYKYVRATRFSSSKYWKEYQKRQAASKEQQYHGMTNLPTSAPQTLRFVGNLIHPQSTSVRASQLASTGPVVTPMRKDISFARPALPNMATTCPSNMNNLIPTSDGTAALLSQFGPLKFVGNVNLPAGGFHQQNIKPVQSAGIMTHRGLAPPRVDIMSSTSAAPASLSTGAFGGALTHSQTAGFHYSKDDLLKMINLHGEMMVKYRELRGKAEDITKLMMQSVCPTERQEKTENKAKALDDLTWGIVLPEDAMEKLEAIPGILDLAREMGFLPLC, translated from the exons ATGGCTTTTTGTCCGAAAACTTTCAACCAGAGTGGATCATGGATTGGGGCTGAACCCCGTACTCGATCTAAGCGAGTGTTTTCCCATGTCAACTCTGCTGAAGAAATGGGCATGGCCTCTCATTGGAGGCCCCAGTCTGAGCATCCATACAAATATGTGCGGGCAACACGTTTTTCTTCCA gCAAGTATTGGAAGGAGTACCAAAAGAGGCAAGCCGCTTCCAAGGAGCAGCAGTACCATGGTATGACCAATCTACCAACCTCAGCACCTCAGACCCTGAGATTTGTGGGCAACTTGATCCACCCTCAGTCCACCAGCGTCAGAGCTAGCCAGCTGGCCTCCACCGGACCTGTGGTGACTCCAATGAGGAAGGACATTTCCTTTGCGAGGCCTGCTCTTCCCAACATGGCTACAACCTGCCCATCCAACATGAACAACCTCATCCCTACATCTGATGGCACAGCTGCTTTGCTGAGCCAGTTTGGACCCCTAAAGTTTGTGGGGAATGTCAATCTGCCAGCAGGGGGTTTTCATCAGCAGAACATCAAGCCAGTCCAGTCAGCTGGCATCATGACCCACAGAGGACTAGCACCTCCAAGGGTCGACATCATGTCGTCCACGTCTGCAGCTCCTGCGAGCCTCTCCACTGGGGCCTTTGGTGGAGCCCTGACTCACTCTCAGACCGCTGGCTTTCACTACAGCAAAGATGACCTTCTGAAGATGATCAATCTCCATGGTGAAATGATGGTCAAGTACAGAGAGCTGAGGGGTAAGGCTGAGGACATCACAAAGCTGATGATGCAGTCAGTGTGCCCTACTGAGCGTCAGGAGAAGACAGAGAACAAGGCAAAGGCATTGGATGATCTCACTTGGGGTATTGTTCTTCCTGAGGATGCTATGGAGAAACTTGAGGCTATTCCTGGCATTTTGGACTTGGCAAGAGAGATGGGCTTCCTCCCTTTGTGTTAA